One Kaistella polysaccharea DNA segment encodes these proteins:
- a CDS encoding zinc metalloprotease, whose translation MKTKIILSGIFFSLALVGCTNERDLPADNVADLSSTSSSLVKRNCAADDVLKEQIKENPALAIKMMEIENFTQQQIKEGFASRLVNGVIEIPVVVNVLYNTAAENISEAQIQSQIDVLNNDFNAQNSDYNQVPTIFSTTKANVGIRFVLDDVVRKSTTKTSWGTRDTMKNSKRGGISPTSPTTKLNLWVCTIGGGILGYAQFPGGSTATDGVVIDSKYVGLSGTANYPYNLGRTATHEVGHWMNLRHIWGDATCGNDYVADTPSHNTANYGAPNYPHYSTCAGTPVEMTMDYMDYVDDRAMFMFSNDQKSRMLAIFQPGGARYAFGQ comes from the coding sequence ATGAAAACAAAAATCATTCTATCAGGGATTTTTTTCTCTTTAGCACTTGTTGGATGTACCAACGAGCGTGATCTTCCAGCAGACAATGTGGCAGATCTTTCTTCCACTTCTTCGAGTCTCGTTAAAAGAAATTGTGCGGCAGATGATGTGTTAAAAGAACAGATTAAAGAAAATCCTGCACTTGCCATCAAAATGATGGAGATCGAAAATTTTACTCAGCAACAGATTAAAGAGGGTTTTGCTAGTAGATTGGTGAATGGCGTCATTGAAATTCCAGTAGTAGTAAACGTATTGTACAATACCGCTGCGGAAAATATTTCTGAAGCTCAAATTCAATCGCAAATTGATGTTCTAAACAATGATTTCAATGCGCAAAATTCTGATTACAATCAAGTGCCTACCATATTTTCTACCACTAAAGCCAATGTAGGAATTAGGTTTGTACTAGATGATGTAGTACGAAAATCTACCACAAAAACATCTTGGGGCACAAGAGATACCATGAAAAACTCAAAAAGAGGAGGAATTAGTCCAACTTCTCCGACCACTAAATTAAATTTATGGGTTTGTACTATAGGAGGTGGTATTCTAGGATACGCACAATTCCCTGGCGGAAGTACAGCAACGGACGGGGTTGTTATCGATTCAAAATATGTTGGACTTTCCGGTACAGCAAATTATCCTTATAATTTAGGAAGAACTGCTACGCATGAAGTTGGTCACTGGATGAATTTGAGACATATTTGGGGAGACGCCACTTGTGGAAATGATTATGTTGCAGACACACCTTCACATAATACTGCCAATTATGGAGCGCCAAACTATCCGCATTACAGCACCTGCGCAGGAACGCCAGTGGAGATGACCATGGATTACATGGATTATGTAGATGACAGAGCCATGTTTATGTTCTCTAACGATCAGAAGTCAAGAATGTTAGCTATTTTCCAGCCTGGAGGAGCACGCTATGCTTTTGGCCAATAA
- a CDS encoding ClpXP adapter SpxH family protein, with protein MENTFNNPLLCDPETGVCEIPTAEGSAETEFILSQTKPVTIIYFTDPICSSCWGIEPQLRKLKLEYGDQIEIDYRMGGLLPDWKYNSGGISKPSDVAHHWDEVSEYYDMPIDGDLWLEDPLNSSYPPSIAFKAAQMQDDDKAIAFMRTLREMVFLEKKNITKWEHMSEAATVNGLDAIKLKKDYESRAKDLFQSDLALAQNMRVRGFPTLFFTDSQNNQEIVYGFRPYQDYENAILKTFPKAVKKEYDSSWTSLFAKYPTLTKTEFAELSGLTKIESEALLEKVTAEGKLIQTKTKNGSMWARIKVNH; from the coding sequence ATGGAAAATACATTTAATAATCCACTCTTATGTGATCCAGAAACAGGGGTTTGTGAAATACCAACCGCAGAAGGTTCTGCAGAAACCGAATTCATTTTAAGTCAAACAAAGCCTGTAACAATCATTTACTTTACCGATCCGATCTGTTCTTCCTGTTGGGGAATTGAACCTCAATTGCGAAAATTAAAACTCGAATACGGCGATCAAATTGAAATCGATTACCGCATGGGTGGTCTTTTACCAGACTGGAAATACAACAGTGGCGGCATCAGCAAACCTTCTGATGTGGCCCATCATTGGGACGAAGTAAGTGAATATTATGATATGCCGATTGATGGTGATCTGTGGCTGGAAGATCCGTTGAATTCTTCCTATCCGCCGTCGATCGCTTTTAAGGCAGCGCAAATGCAGGATGACGACAAAGCGATTGCCTTTATGCGAACTTTAAGAGAAATGGTTTTTCTGGAAAAGAAAAATATTACGAAGTGGGAACACATGAGTGAGGCCGCAACGGTAAATGGGCTGGATGCGATAAAACTTAAAAAAGATTACGAAAGCCGGGCGAAAGATCTGTTTCAGTCAGATTTAGCCCTAGCGCAAAACATGAGGGTGAGAGGTTTTCCTACCTTGTTTTTTACAGACAGCCAAAATAATCAGGAAATTGTTTACGGTTTCCGCCCGTATCAGGATTATGAAAATGCCATTTTGAAAACCTTTCCAAAAGCAGTTAAAAAAGAATACGATTCTTCATGGACCTCTTTATTTGCAAAATATCCCACTTTGACAAAAACAGAATTTGCGGAATTATCCGGTTTGACAAAAATTGAGAGTGAAGCCCTCTTAGAAAAAGTGACCGCTGAAGGAAAACTAATTCAAACAAAGACCAAGAATGGAAGTATGTGGGCGCGTATAAAAGTCAACCATTAA
- a CDS encoding TMEM175 family protein has translation MNSGRLEAFSDGVIAIIITIMVLDLKVPTGSDFETLKPLIFKFLSYIMSFIYVAIYWNNHHHLFQAIEKVNGKTLWSNLMLLFFLSLIPFTSAWMGENDFDKNPVALYGFNLLMCALSWTVLSKISIQLEGKNSKIGQAMKNQTKEIISTVLYISGIVLSFFFPVISVSLYFIVALMWLIPDKRIEKKLI, from the coding sequence ATGAATTCCGGAAGATTAGAAGCCTTCAGCGACGGGGTTATCGCCATTATCATCACCATTATGGTGCTGGATTTAAAAGTTCCGACAGGTTCCGATTTTGAAACCCTGAAACCGTTGATTTTCAAATTTTTGTCTTACATCATGAGTTTTATTTATGTGGCGATTTACTGGAATAATCATCATCATTTGTTTCAGGCCATAGAAAAAGTGAACGGTAAAACCTTGTGGAGTAATTTGATGCTGCTTTTCTTTTTATCCTTAATTCCCTTTACGAGTGCCTGGATGGGCGAGAATGATTTTGATAAAAATCCTGTCGCGCTTTATGGTTTTAATCTTTTAATGTGTGCCTTGTCTTGGACGGTGCTATCTAAAATTTCGATTCAACTGGAAGGGAAAAATTCAAAAATCGGTCAGGCGATGAAAAATCAAACAAAGGAAATTATTTCTACGGTTCTGTATATTTCAGGAATCGTGTTATCCTTTTTCTTTCCGGTAATCAGTGTCAGTCTCTATTTTATAGTCGCTCTAATGTGGTTGATCCCTGACAAAAGGATTGAAAAAAAACTAATTTAA
- a CDS encoding NADPH-dependent FMN reductase codes for MKILAFAGSSSSTSRNKELVKYVLKRFTEHDINLLDLKDFDMPIFSVDREKDGYPQEAYQFLTAIEECDAIICSMAEHNRSYTAAFKNVFDWASRINVKVFHDKQMLLMSTSPGGYGGGNVMATAHKFFPQFGADIRDTFSLPKFIENFDIENTEILNAEFKAELDQKISDFKKGLS; via the coding sequence ATGAAAATATTAGCCTTCGCAGGAAGTTCCTCCTCGACCTCACGAAACAAAGAACTTGTAAAATATGTCCTGAAACGGTTTACTGAACACGACATCAATCTTTTGGATCTTAAAGATTTTGATATGCCGATTTTTTCGGTGGACCGCGAAAAAGATGGGTATCCGCAGGAGGCTTACCAGTTCCTAACAGCGATTGAAGAATGTGATGCAATCATTTGCTCCATGGCCGAACACAACCGCAGTTACACCGCTGCTTTTAAAAATGTTTTCGACTGGGCTTCCAGAATTAATGTAAAAGTTTTTCATGATAAACAGATGTTGTTGATGTCAACTTCTCCAGGTGGTTATGGAGGTGGAAATGTGATGGCGACGGCTCACAAATTCTTCCCACAATTTGGCGCGGATATCCGTGATACTTTTTCATTACCGAAATTTATAGAAAATTTTGATATTGAAAACACAGAAATCCTCAACGCCGAGTTCAAGGCGGAATTGGATCAGAAAATTTCCGACTTTAAAAAAGGTTTATCATGA
- a CDS encoding pirin family protein, which yields MQSNVGLIIEEKAADIGNFLVGRLLPFREKRAVGPFVFIDHMGPTCLKEYQNLDVLPHPHIGLSTLTYLLSGSIFHRDSMGNAIEIKPGEVNWMTAGKGVVHSERTPEYLRESSMFLHGFQIWIGLPKELEQSEPTFFHIGKSEIPEWEENGVEYKLIAGEIIGKKSPVPVHSPLYFLEIKTKNAQKINIGEHLFGEVGMYVMDGTVKIDGQEFGTKQLLIAKNATLCEFETTGETSVYIFGGEPFSEERFMFWNFVNSDKEMLEKAKKNWYEQNHVAFPLVPEDDQEYVPLPRSIYDRNKDDEATKSKLL from the coding sequence ATGCAATCAAACGTAGGACTTATTATAGAAGAAAAAGCGGCAGATATCGGCAATTTTTTAGTTGGAAGACTGTTGCCGTTCCGCGAAAAAAGAGCGGTTGGACCCTTTGTGTTTATTGATCACATGGGACCGACCTGTCTGAAAGAATATCAGAATCTCGACGTGCTGCCGCATCCGCATATCGGCCTTTCTACGCTCACCTACCTTTTGTCGGGATCGATCTTTCACCGCGACAGTATGGGAAATGCCATCGAAATTAAACCTGGGGAAGTGAACTGGATGACGGCGGGAAAAGGAGTCGTTCATTCTGAAAGAACTCCGGAATATTTGCGAGAATCGTCTATGTTTTTGCATGGTTTTCAAATCTGGATCGGACTTCCGAAAGAATTGGAACAAAGCGAACCCACCTTTTTTCATATCGGTAAATCTGAAATTCCGGAATGGGAGGAAAACGGTGTTGAATATAAACTGATCGCCGGTGAAATTATTGGTAAGAAATCGCCTGTTCCCGTGCACAGTCCGTTATATTTTTTAGAAATTAAAACTAAAAATGCGCAAAAAATAAATATTGGCGAACATCTTTTTGGCGAAGTCGGAATGTATGTGATGGACGGAACCGTAAAAATTGACGGTCAGGAATTCGGTACGAAACAATTGCTGATTGCGAAAAATGCAACGCTTTGTGAATTTGAGACGACGGGCGAAACTTCCGTTTATATTTTCGGTGGCGAACCATTTTCCGAAGAACGTTTTATGTTCTGGAATTTTGTGAATTCTGATAAAGAAATGCTCGAAAAAGCAAAGAAAAACTGGTACGAGCAAAATCATGTCGCCTTTCCATTAGTCCCGGAAGATGATCAGGAATATGTACCGCTGCCAAGATCCATATATGATCGTAACAAAGACGACGAAGCCACCAAAAGTAAATTATTATAA
- the bilR gene encoding bilirubin reductase, long form produces the protein MHYLTFMINTKEIKIMMKILEPITIAGVKFKNRLLLPPLTTSYEEKDGSISSQSKAFYTRLAKGGVGYIVLGDVAPIRSFAPTPKLYDDSQIESFRSLCESVHEYDTKIGVQIFHPEYDVDVINQMFANGEQDQVRARLHHDMEHFVNEVSEEKLQEIIDKMCDCAIRAEKAGVDVIQIHGDRLVGSLCSTKMNSRTDQFGGSLENRTRFALMVVDALKKAVPKMIIEFKLAVVTPERGKGGIDEADAPLFAKWLEEAGVHMLHVAQANHTGNLADTIPPMGIQPYSFFADITGKVKQAVSIPVSTSGRIIDPEMAEGLLQDNKADMIGLGRALIADPDWINKAADGNSRSIRRCISCNECVDSVMNRKFMICAVNAETGYEQSRIIIPTVAKKNVVVIGAGVAGLEAARVAAKKGHHVTLFEKEKILGGQINIADVPPRKIELDRATEDLSNAIQDEGVSLRLGEEASVENILALKPDAVIVAVGASNFIPPIKGIDGPNVRDAWKILAGEQNVSGKVVIVGGGMVGCETAEFLAEQGCKISIVDMRDKVAEDVSLTILPTMMEFFQTYDVQLLTSHKVVAIEKDHVLCENKDGQSVSVLYDYVVMASGSRSVEFDTTILTDNGISVYKVGDHHKVSNISKAIKTGYDAANQI, from the coding sequence GTGCATTACCTGACTTTTATGATTAATACAAAAGAAATAAAAATCATGATGAAAATATTAGAACCGATCACAATCGCTGGTGTGAAATTTAAAAATCGCCTTCTGCTTCCACCACTAACTACAAGCTATGAAGAAAAAGATGGAAGTATTAGTTCTCAAAGTAAAGCTTTTTATACACGCCTGGCGAAAGGCGGTGTGGGCTACATTGTTCTTGGGGACGTAGCGCCCATCCGTAGTTTTGCACCAACCCCAAAACTTTATGATGACAGCCAGATTGAAAGTTTCAGAAGCCTTTGTGAGAGCGTACATGAATATGATACGAAAATCGGAGTTCAAATATTTCATCCAGAGTATGATGTAGATGTTATTAATCAAATGTTTGCTAATGGCGAACAAGATCAGGTACGCGCGCGATTGCATCATGATATGGAGCATTTTGTAAATGAAGTATCCGAAGAAAAATTGCAGGAAATTATAGATAAAATGTGTGACTGCGCGATTCGTGCAGAAAAAGCTGGCGTAGATGTTATTCAGATTCATGGTGATAGACTAGTGGGTTCGCTGTGCAGTACAAAAATGAATTCGAGAACAGACCAATTCGGTGGTTCGCTTGAAAATCGTACCCGCTTTGCTCTGATGGTTGTTGATGCTCTGAAAAAAGCAGTGCCCAAAATGATTATCGAATTTAAATTAGCGGTCGTAACACCAGAGCGTGGAAAAGGTGGTATAGATGAAGCCGACGCGCCACTATTTGCAAAATGGCTGGAAGAGGCCGGCGTTCATATGCTCCACGTTGCGCAGGCTAATCATACCGGTAATTTGGCAGATACTATTCCACCAATGGGAATACAACCTTATTCTTTTTTTGCTGATATCACCGGAAAGGTAAAACAGGCAGTATCAATACCTGTAAGTACTTCCGGCAGAATCATAGATCCAGAAATGGCGGAAGGCTTACTTCAAGATAATAAAGCGGATATGATTGGTCTTGGTCGCGCATTGATTGCAGATCCTGATTGGATCAATAAAGCAGCCGATGGAAATAGCAGAAGTATTAGAAGATGTATCAGTTGTAATGAATGTGTAGATTCTGTCATGAATCGTAAATTTATGATCTGCGCAGTAAATGCAGAAACCGGTTATGAGCAATCACGAATCATCATTCCTACTGTTGCTAAAAAAAACGTCGTGGTAATAGGTGCTGGTGTAGCCGGTCTGGAAGCTGCGAGAGTGGCGGCAAAAAAAGGACATCACGTAACTTTGTTTGAAAAAGAAAAAATACTTGGTGGCCAAATAAATATAGCAGATGTACCGCCTCGAAAAATAGAATTAGACCGAGCGACTGAAGATCTTTCGAATGCAATTCAAGATGAAGGTGTTTCCCTAAGACTAGGAGAAGAAGCAAGTGTGGAGAATATACTGGCATTAAAACCAGATGCAGTAATAGTTGCTGTAGGAGCATCTAATTTTATTCCTCCAATCAAGGGAATCGACGGCCCAAATGTTCGTGATGCCTGGAAAATACTTGCCGGAGAGCAAAATGTTTCTGGTAAAGTTGTCATCGTGGGTGGCGGCATGGTTGGTTGTGAAACTGCGGAATTTCTTGCGGAGCAAGGCTGTAAAATTTCAATAGTAGATATGCGAGATAAAGTTGCAGAAGATGTAAGCCTTACAATTTTACCTACAATGATGGAGTTTTTCCAAACTTATGACGTTCAATTGCTTACTTCCCACAAAGTAGTTGCTATTGAAAAGGACCACGTACTTTGTGAAAATAAAGATGGGCAATCTGTAAGTGTTCTGTACGACTATGTTGTTATGGCAAGTGGCTCTCGATCTGTGGAGTTCGACACAACAATTTTAACAGATAACGGAATTTCTGTATATAAAGTAGGTGATCATCATAAAGTTTCTAATATCTCAAAAGCCATAAAAACTGGTTACGATGCAGCCAATCAGATTTAA
- a CDS encoding head GIN domain-containing protein, translating to MKKAIILFTAVFILFSLVSCNDLTSDSNTSKTYEISEFTSLNLELIGEVFYEQSDSAYLNISGSSILIDGLQVSDDNGVLSIKLRNKQKFTGKKKLVVKVGSPHLSKVNFESIGTLRFKNKFIGDELSINNKGVGEIIIDDCQVEKFNLISKSIGSIKIKGTSNMTSINSVGLGEIDASEFKSKKVKVVSEGVENLSVYAQESIDITMKGLGNINYYGNPAEVKTDISKLGKVNRIK from the coding sequence ATGAAAAAAGCAATTATTTTATTTACAGCGGTTTTTATACTATTCTCCCTGGTGTCATGCAATGATTTGACGTCAGATTCGAATACTTCAAAGACTTATGAGATTTCCGAATTTACAAGTTTGAATTTAGAACTTATCGGTGAAGTCTTTTATGAACAATCCGATAGCGCTTATTTAAATATTTCAGGCAGCTCCATTTTAATTGATGGCCTACAAGTATCAGATGACAATGGAGTGCTTTCTATAAAATTAAGAAATAAGCAAAAGTTTACCGGCAAAAAGAAACTTGTTGTAAAAGTAGGTTCTCCTCACTTATCGAAAGTAAACTTTGAAAGTATTGGCACCCTTCGCTTTAAGAATAAATTTATTGGTGATGAATTAAGCATTAATAATAAAGGGGTTGGGGAAATTATAATAGACGATTGCCAGGTAGAAAAATTCAACTTAATTTCTAAGTCTATTGGCTCCATTAAAATAAAAGGAACCTCAAATATGACTTCTATTAATTCGGTAGGATTAGGTGAAATAGATGCTTCAGAATTTAAATCAAAAAAGGTAAAAGTTGTAAGCGAAGGAGTGGAGAATTTATCTGTTTATGCTCAAGAAAGCATCGATATTACAATGAAAGGGTTAGGCAACATCAATTATTATGGCAACCCCGCAGAAGTAAAAACTGATATATCTAAATTAGGGAAAGTCAATAGAATCAAATAG
- a CDS encoding GbsR/MarR family transcriptional regulator, with protein MNNEAVLKDKVEKLGVSIEKYGRTRIEGRVFAYLLLSDPPYRSFDDIVEFLSAGKSSVSNALNMYLKEGTLTYRTFSGDRKRYFMIDVDGWKKGFEKSMSSFNLLLEDVLEFRTESKSKEFNDDLRHLHEFQTHLSDEIRKTIDKWNKS; from the coding sequence ATGAATAATGAAGCAGTACTAAAAGATAAGGTAGAAAAGTTAGGTGTATCCATAGAAAAGTATGGTAGGACACGCATTGAAGGGAGGGTATTTGCCTACTTGTTATTATCAGATCCTCCCTATCGTAGTTTCGATGATATCGTAGAATTTTTAAGTGCTGGAAAAAGCTCGGTTAGTAATGCCCTGAATATGTATTTGAAAGAAGGTACGCTCACTTACCGAACTTTCAGTGGTGATCGGAAACGATATTTTATGATCGATGTTGATGGTTGGAAAAAAGGATTTGAAAAAAGCATGAGCTCCTTCAATCTGCTTTTGGAAGATGTATTAGAATTTAGAACGGAGTCCAAGAGCAAAGAGTTCAACGATGACTTAAGACACTTGCATGAATTTCAAACACATTTATCTGATGAAATTAGGAAAACAATAGACAAATGGAATAAATCTTAA
- a CDS encoding site-specific integrase, translating to MINIKRKITVDIERRKKKGVVVNENAPIFIRLTFLSNRINFYSGFRINISDWDSEKKEVISGRTNSSEQTAEEINIKIDNYKSAIQSFFYECQIKNQIPTIEEVKDAYEKIKNDGVEVKRIKKLKVELIQVEPKKEISFFKVFDEFTSYNGKINNWTTDTYAKLKTLKTHLEAFNPELRFEDLTLEGLSNVLTFFSKTLKLRNTTTKKYIENIKWFLRYAVKKGYTEIKSFEDFQPKLKIAKKKLIFLTESEILQIKNYKIPESKLYLDRVRDVLLFLCYSGLRHSDAYKLKKSDIKDGRFDVTTLKTNDSLVIELNKTSQDIIDKYKDIPFQNDKALPVISNQNMNEYLKELGQLAEINESITETYFIGNERHDETKPKYELLSSHVGRRSFVCLCIAKGIGLQIIMKWTGHADYKSMKPYIEVADSTKAIEMQKLNF from the coding sequence ATGATTAACATTAAAAGAAAAATAACAGTTGATATTGAAAGAAGAAAAAAGAAAGGTGTAGTTGTTAATGAAAACGCACCAATATTTATTCGTCTAACCTTTTTATCTAATAGAATAAATTTTTATAGCGGTTTCAGAATAAATATTTCTGACTGGGATTCTGAAAAAAAGGAAGTCATTTCTGGTCGGACAAATTCTAGTGAACAAACTGCTGAAGAAATAAACATAAAAATTGACAACTACAAATCTGCAATTCAGTCGTTCTTTTACGAATGTCAAATCAAAAATCAGATACCAACTATTGAGGAGGTCAAGGATGCTTATGAAAAGATAAAAAATGATGGTGTAGAAGTAAAAAGAATAAAAAAGTTAAAGGTTGAATTAATACAAGTTGAACCTAAAAAAGAAATATCATTTTTTAAAGTATTTGACGAATTCACTTCCTATAATGGAAAAATTAATAATTGGACAACTGATACTTATGCAAAGTTAAAAACTCTTAAAACTCACTTGGAGGCGTTTAATCCAGAACTTAGATTTGAGGATTTAACTTTAGAAGGATTAAGCAATGTTCTAACTTTTTTTAGCAAAACATTAAAACTTCGAAATACAACTACCAAAAAATATATCGAAAATATTAAGTGGTTCTTGAGATATGCAGTGAAAAAGGGATATACAGAAATTAAATCATTTGAAGATTTTCAACCAAAACTTAAAATCGCAAAGAAGAAACTCATTTTTTTAACGGAATCTGAAATTTTACAAATAAAAAACTATAAGATACCTGAATCTAAATTATATTTAGATCGAGTTCGCGATGTTCTTCTTTTCCTTTGCTATTCTGGTTTGCGCCATTCAGATGCTTACAAATTAAAGAAATCAGACATTAAAGACGGTAGATTTGATGTTACAACTCTAAAAACAAACGATAGCCTTGTAATTGAACTTAATAAAACATCTCAGGATATTATTGATAAATATAAAGATATTCCTTTCCAAAATGATAAAGCACTTCCGGTTATTTCTAATCAGAATATGAACGAATATTTGAAGGAACTTGGACAGTTAGCAGAAATAAATGAATCAATTACAGAAACATATTTCATAGGTAATGAAAGACACGATGAAACTAAACCCAAGTATGAACTTTTAAGTAGTCATGTTGGAAGGCGTTCTTTCGTGTGTTTATGCATTGCTAAAGGTATTGGTTTACAAATTATAATGAAGTGGACAGGGCATGCCGATTATAAATCAATGAAGCCATATATTGAAGTTGCAGATTCAACAAAAGCGATTGAGATGCAAAAATTAAATTTTTAG
- a CDS encoding DUF3853 family protein has product MKIENLLEKPIWQMTGQEFLALNEQCRSTVQDHQIVSISENPLSKKYVYGIRGIANLLNCSIAKANRIKKRGIIDDAIIQEGRSIMVDVELALSLIKNNM; this is encoded by the coding sequence ATGAAAATCGAAAATCTTTTAGAGAAGCCAATCTGGCAAATGACAGGTCAAGAATTTTTGGCATTAAATGAACAGTGTAGAAGTACGGTTCAAGATCACCAAATTGTTTCTATTTCTGAAAACCCCTTAAGTAAAAAGTATGTTTACGGAATTCGTGGAATTGCAAATCTTCTCAATTGCAGCATTGCAAAAGCAAATCGTATAAAAAAAAGAGGAATTATTGATGACGCTATAATTCAGGAGGGACGTTCTATCATGGTTGATGTCGAATTGGCTTTAAGTCTAATTAAAAACAATATGTAA
- a CDS encoding DUF3987 domain-containing protein — MENARLPDENHKGASFFDTKNDIENFHIFNGLKEDFKLVSGKNIFPGGIFPPIMQKLIRELESTLNFSPDYTSASILYAVSVSIGNRIQLKVKNSWLEKSNLYLVLVGRTGDVKSHSVSFCLNPLMKLDKENFEQYLHKKKEYEQLPVEEKSKTTVPFLRQLLLNDFTPEAFVKAHYFNPRGIGLYTDEIAGFFNSFNQYRKGSEEESYLSAWSGKPIIKNRISGEEMRVDNTKVDIIGTMQEAILSSVFQSNKMKNGFIDRLLFVLPYKYVDNKWNDLDLDEKYIEWYSEFINEIYNLAENSEVILEFHPEAKDYLYKWQNCQKNDFDFEYQRGVSVKLQQYVLRFSILIEVVHAVCNDEKLQLISLKTLKSAIKLRDYFFENAVRVFEIIDNTYYDSLTEIQKNVFDKLPQQFKTGEGIEIISNDDLMKERSFKNFLKDEKLFKKITHGIYEKQVF, encoded by the coding sequence ATGGAAAACGCCCGGTTACCCGACGAAAATCACAAAGGCGCATCATTTTTTGACACAAAGAATGATATTGAAAACTTTCATATTTTCAACGGATTAAAAGAAGATTTCAAACTTGTTTCAGGAAAAAACATATTTCCAGGAGGTATATTCCCGCCGATAATGCAAAAACTAATAAGAGAATTAGAAAGTACCTTAAACTTTTCTCCAGATTATACATCGGCTTCAATTCTTTATGCTGTTTCAGTTTCGATCGGCAATCGAATCCAACTGAAAGTAAAAAATAGTTGGCTGGAAAAATCAAATTTATACTTGGTTCTTGTCGGTAGAACGGGCGATGTAAAAAGCCATTCGGTTTCATTTTGTCTTAATCCTTTAATGAAATTGGATAAGGAGAATTTTGAACAATATCTCCATAAAAAGAAAGAATATGAACAACTGCCAGTAGAAGAAAAATCTAAAACTACAGTTCCTTTTCTTCGTCAATTATTGCTTAATGATTTTACACCAGAAGCATTTGTAAAAGCCCATTATTTTAATCCGCGAGGAATTGGTTTATATACCGATGAAATTGCAGGCTTCTTTAATTCTTTCAATCAATATCGGAAAGGAAGTGAGGAAGAATCCTATTTGTCCGCTTGGAGTGGAAAACCCATTATTAAAAATAGGATTTCAGGCGAGGAAATGAGAGTTGATAATACAAAAGTAGATATTATCGGAACCATGCAGGAAGCGATTTTATCGAGTGTTTTTCAGTCAAATAAAATGAAAAATGGTTTTATTGATCGTCTTCTCTTTGTGTTGCCATATAAATATGTTGACAATAAATGGAATGATCTCGATTTAGATGAGAAATATATTGAATGGTATTCAGAATTTATCAATGAAATTTATAACCTGGCCGAGAATTCAGAAGTGATACTGGAATTTCATCCCGAAGCAAAGGATTATTTATACAAATGGCAGAACTGCCAAAAAAATGATTTTGATTTTGAATACCAGAGAGGCGTTTCCGTGAAACTCCAACAATATGTTTTGAGATTTTCAATTTTAATCGAAGTGGTTCATGCGGTTTGTAATGATGAAAAACTTCAGTTGATCTCTTTAAAAACCTTAAAATCTGCAATTAAATTAAGAGATTATTTTTTTGAAAATGCAGTCCGTGTTTTTGAAATCATCGACAATACTTACTATGACTCACTCACAGAAATACAAAAAAATGTATTTGATAAACTTCCGCAACAATTCAAAACAGGAGAAGGAATTGAAATAATTTCTAACGATGATTTGATGAAGGAAAGAAGTTTTAAAAATTTCCTAAAAGATGAAAAACTTTTTAAAAAAATTACCCATGGAATTTACGAAAAGCAAGTTTTTTAG